ACCACAGTGGCCAGAAATTCTCCACCTTCGACCGAGACCAGGACCTCTTCGTGCAGAACTGTGCGGCCCTCTCCTCGGGAGCCTTCTGGTTCCGAAGCTGCCATTTCGCCAACCTCAACGGCTTCTACCTGGGCGGCTCCCACCTCTCTTATGCCAATGGCATCAACTGGGCCCAGTGGAAAGGCTTCTACTATTCCCTCAAGCGCACCGAGATGAAAATCCGTCGGGCCTGAGGGGCTGGCCCAGGCAGGCCCCATCTCTCCCCTGGAAGCCCCAAGTCTCCATGTTGTACCCACAAGACACTGCTTCTGCTTTCTGAGCACCAGCCATGTCCTGGCAAATCCCCGTCCCATGTCCAGGGTAACCATTCCTAAGCCAGGCCCCGCTGCCTTCCTGAGGCTAGGCTGTCAGCAGCCCGCCAAGGCCTTTCTGCGGCCCAGCCATCCCAGCCTGGACCTGGCTGACCTCCATAAAAACTCCAGGTTGCTTCTACTCCTTCCCGACAGCTGACAGCCCGAAGCTACCTTCTAGCCAGCTTTTGCATTCCACCTCGGCCCATCTCCTTATTGCAGACCCATCTGTTTGGGGCTACCCTAGACAGTAATGCAGCACCTATGGCATTTGCCGGCCAGCTCACGCATAGTCAGTCACACCCCAGCATCCCACCCAGACTACTTCCCACCTTTGGTCTCCCCCTCGACAACTTACCCCCTTATAGTGAGCACCATGGAACCGAACCCCACCAGTCTTTGCTAGTTCCTCAAAGTTCAATGCCAAAATAATATCCACCACAGCTCCTACTCATCAACCTCAAGTAGCTATCGGCAAGATAGGCATGTTAACTAGGTCCCCTACTTGCCCTAGGGATTGTCGTGAAATGCGGCAGAGAACAATCTGGGGGGCTGGGAGTGGGTGGGAAGTGGAGGTCTCAATAAACCTTCAGGATCTGATGGACTGGCTTTGTGGACAAACCTTTACTTGGTCCCAAACAGTACGGACACCAGGCTCTTCCTTATACGCCTACTGCTGGTATTCTTATCCCAACTCCAAAAATGACACACAGTCAGGTTAAAGGAAACCTTGTATTTCACAGACCTCATTTTGATGGCAAAACAAATGCATattacaacaataaaaatacaatactGAAGAAGACTGCTCAGGGGGAGTTGGCTCTCCCAATCCTGTTATGGCTCGGTGGTGGCTCAGATGGCGGCTTAAGGCTGAAAGGTGGGTCTGAGATGAACCTGCAGAGTAACTCAAGCTGAGCCTCCCCTGCCAGTGCCAAGGCTGCAGGCCTCTGGATTGCATCCCTGGACCGTGAAGCTGGGTCTGTCCTGGCAGCAAGGCACAAGCTGTGGGTTTCAGGGCTCCTGGAGGTCAGGCAGGTCGGCCAGCAGCATTGGGGAGTCCATCTGGATCTCACGCTGCAGAGACTCAATGTCAGCAGGGTTCATGCCGTGGCCCTCAAGCCAGTCAGCAAGGAGGGAGGCTGAGAGTGAAGCCGAGTCTGTCTGGCTGCAAGGAAAAGGAATTGGGATGGGTGTTCTCGGCCTGGGCCAGCTGGGCAGCCATCCAAGGACCTGCCAGAGCCCCATTCCAGGAGCTCGGTCCAATCATCTTACCCATCCTGCGGCCCATCAGCAACACCCATATCGAAAGACTGGTTTAAGAATTCCTCCAGGTCAAAGCCAACACCGTAGCCAGCCCCACTGCCCTTTGGAGTGCCTGAGAACACGGGAGGCAGGGGGTCCTCCACCTGCAGGGACAATCAACAGGTTATAACACAGGTGCCAGGAAGGACAAACTAAGGTCAGCAGGGCACAGCCTATTACTAAGCACTCTGACCAGATATCCCAGAACATCAAACATCTCAAAATCATCACGTACTAGTGCAATGGGGCTGTCTCCAGGTCAGACACTTTCCAAGCAGTCTATCTCCCAACCACCTCTCCACTGACCTTATTTCCTGCTATGAGCCTGCAAGGGGGCAGGCTCAAAGAGGCAAGGCTCCCTTTGCTCCTTGGTTTCATCCAACATGGACAATCCAAACCCACCTTTCAGAACCCAGGTCAAGGTATCCCAGGCCTTTGTCTCTCTTCTCACCTGAGACTTGGACAGTTGCTGGGTCACCAGGTTGACATCAGGTGACTCTGACGtagaaggctgagggggcccgccaggatctggaggtggtgggccAGATGGGAAGTAAGGCAGAACTTCTGGGGCACTGGAGCCAGGCAACCCACTAGTTGGCACAAGTGACTGAGGGGCCAGAAGGCTAGTGGAATGGGCAGTTTGGAGTGGGGCAGCGATAGGTCCAGGAGGGCcagaaggctggggagcagggcCGGCGGGTGGGCAAACAGGCTGGGAGGCAGGACCGGGAACAGAGCCTGCAGGCTGTAGAGGAggaccgctggactgcgatacaggGCCGGTGGGAGGACTAGTGGGTTGGGCAGGGGCCGGGGCCGGGGTTGGGGCAGGAGGCCGAGCCATGCGAGTCCAGCGCTCCAGCAGGCTCCGGTCATTGTCACTGAGCACCAGCCCAGCCAGAGGGTCGGTCGAGGGCCCCCCCAAGGCACCGGCCCCCCTCTCCTTGCGCTCCCGCTCCTGTCGCCGCTTCTCCCGCTCCTTGGCTCTCTCTTGCCGCCTCCTCCGCTTCTCTTCTCGCTCTCGCTGGCGTTCCTGAGCCGTCACAGGCTTTCGAGGTTCAGGTGCCTCCAAGGGTGCACTGGGGCCATCTGCAGGGCAGTTGGACAAGGGAAAGGTAAGGGCCTACAATTCTGTCCGAGAATCCTTATCCACCACTCCACTACCCAGCCAGCTGCCAGACCCACAAAGCACCTCTGAGCCGGCTCCTCAGGGACTTGAGCAGGGCAGCTTTGAGGGCTGCTTTGGTGTTGTCCGAGATGGCACCCTCTCTCTTTGGTGGGGCAAGCTCACTGGCTGGGGGGGCGGGCTGTAGAGTCAGATCAACCGTGTCAGGTGCAGGGCCAGAGCACGgtggtggtgctggaggaggggaCTCCATGGCACAGTCTCCACTTGGAGCCCAGGGACTGGGCATCTCAACATCTGGACACACAGGCTCGCTAGCCACAGGCTGCAGAGAAGGCTGGAAGCGGATCTGCTGGCGGATGCCCTCCCGCCGCGCATGGAAGTCCTCAATCTCAGCCACAATGGCCTCCTTAATGCGCTCCCTGGTAAGAGCTTCCCGGTCAAAAGCAAAGTCAAAAGGTGGGGCACAATCAGGCTCATCGTCGGGGTCATGGTACTTAGCCAGGAAGGGGTGACGAAGGGCAGCAGCAGCTGAGATCCGGGCACTGGGTTCAAATCGCAACATGCGGCCCAGCAGTGAGAGGGCCTGGCGGTCAGCACCTGGGTATACTGTCTCCCAGGGCACAGGCTGCCGCGGTGGCAGGCTCTGGATATAGGCCCGCACCCTTTCGGCCCCCACAGCCTGGATCACAGCTGGTGACGGGGTTCCCAACACCATCATGATCAGCTGTAACTGGTGCACGTAGTTTTTGCCCGGGAAGAGCTGTCGCCGGGCCAGCATCTCCCCGAAGATGCAGCCCACAGACCAGAGGTCAATGGCCTGTGTGTACTCATGCAAGGAGAGCATGAGCTCAGGGGCTCGGTACCAGCGGGTGGCCACGTACTCAGTCATGAAGTACTGGTGCTCGGCAGGGGACGTGCACAGGCCACGGGCCATTCCAAAGTCACCAATCTTGAGCTCGCAGTTCTCATTCACCAAGAGGTTAGAGGGTTTAAGGTCACGGTGGATGACCTGAGCAGAGTGCATGTACTTGAGGCCCCGAAGCAGCTGGTACAAGAAGTATCGCACGTGCTCCAGTGTGAGGGGCTGTGAGGAGTGGATGATCTGGTGGAGGTCACTCTCCATGAGGTCCAGTACCACATAGCTAGAAACGGGGAGAGAGGTGTAACTGGCCTCTTCAACTACAGGGACAAGCCCCAGGCTCACGAGCCTCCCAATTCTAGAGTTTACGCCCTCACTGAAACCCCAGAGGGCTAGCAGCATGAGAGGAAAGAACAGCACCAGGCTCTAAATTTTTCTACagctttttatagattttttaaaaatttatgtgtatgtttctctgcatacatatatgtgcactgCATATGcacctgatgcccacagaggccagaagagggagtcttatgccctagaactggagttacagacatctgtgagcctccatgcagacactgggaactgaacccaggtcctctccaagagcagcaagtgctcttaaccactgaaccatttttccagccccaacTTTTCCACAACTTTTTGACAGATCATTTTCTCCATGGATCAAATTTCCctgtcagatttaaaaaaaaaaaaaaaaaaaaaaaggtgttcaaTTATACCAGGCTTGGCCAGTACAGTTAATTTTGGAGCAAATTCTTATTTGCCAGCAGTTACTGGAAAAGGTgtaatgaaattatgaaagactgtcagttttctatttttaagaaagtACTTTGTCATCTATTAATTATGTCTGCCATAAGAATAGGAAGGTGTCCTGACACTATAATGTCCTGTGTCTGTTCTCTTATAAAATTTGGGCCTGTTCTCTTTCACTCCCTCTCCTGTTGtttgagctttttgttttgtctcttgaGATAGGGTatcgtgtagtccaggctagccttgaacttactatatagttGAAATAAAGAAGTatgtcctctctcttttttttttgtcccaataCAGAAGAGTCAACCTAAAACCTCAAAGAAGCTCATCATCCTAGCACTGCGCTGTACCTCTAACCCTTGTGTTCTTCTTGAGAGACAAGAACTGTCCCACCTATGCCCTCGAGGGGCACTGCTCCCGGGGGTCATGGGCCTTTCCCTGACCTGTCTCACACTAGGTTCAACTGCCCTCCCAGAACGTCAGCACGGTTGGCCGTAGTGGGTAGCCTGGGCTTCTCCTCTGGTCCCAACAGCATCTCCTTCTCCTATCCCACTCCTTACACAGATTTGAACTCTCCATAGGGCACAGTGGGCCTCAGGATGTCCTTGATGGCGATGATGTTGTCGtgtttgaagtgtttgaggatCTTCAGTTCCCTGAGGGTCCGTTTGGCGTTGGTCACCACGTCAAAAGCGTTGGGTATCTTCTTGATGGCCACCTGCTGGCCTGGAGAGCAGGGAAAAGGCATATACCAGAGAGTCTTTGACGCAGCGGCGGGCCCCTGTCACACTGCCCTTCCAGAACTGAACTAACAACAGGCGtgtacctactgtgtgcaagACCCTGTGTGTGACATACACCAAATTTTAACTTCACAACTACCTCATGAGGCAGGTCCTAAGAGCTCACATACAGAGGAGACACGGCTCGTTAGTGGTGGTCTGGACTGTACTCCGAGCTCACTCTCCCTCCTCATACACTCTCTCCATCCCCGATCTTCCCCATTCCATCACCAAGCAAGCCATTGTGCCAATCTCTGGCTCTAAGGGACTATCTTTTTGGACGCCAAGGAGCACCTCTCTATTCTGGCTTACAGGGATATGATTTTGctaaggaggagggaggctgactGGGAGAAGCAGGGTTCCTGAGAAGGGTACCTAACAGGGAGCTGGCACCTAGTCGGTAAGTGGTGAGTGGACCCAGAATCCCCGGCGCAGCTGATCCTCCCGGGACCGTGCGGGTTCCTCACCGCCTCTGGAAAGCAGTCCACACATGCTGAGCCTCAGGAAGCCAGCTCACCCGTGAGGCGGCGGCGCGCCGAGGACACCACCCCATAGGCCCCATTGCCTATGGTCTCGATGATCTCGTACTCGTCCCCCACGTCAAAGGTCACGTCGAAGGAGCGGGCTTTGAGCAGGGCCAGGTTCTTGGCCACGACAGAGGCCGTGGTGTGGACGGGCTCTGCCTTCACCCGCCCAGGGGGCTCCCCAGAGCCGTCTTCGCCGTCCTCCTCCTTCAGCGGCTCAGCCATGGTGGGTGTTGGAGGCGCTGGTGAGGGGACCGCCCcgagggcctcagtttcccctctgtgGGCTAGGAGGCCAGACCTGCGCAGGGGGCGAGAGGGGGCGGCTGGCGCGGAGAGCCCTGTGGCCCGGGAATTGGGGTTCAAGGGGGCGCGGCGCGGCCCCGGAAGAAAGGGAGGGGCGGGGCCCTGGGGCTCCCGGGACCGCACTCACCGACCCACCGGCACCTCGCCGCCACGCCTCCTCGGGGACTCGGGGTTCCCGGGTCTTGCCAACCGGGCGACGAGCGTCCCCCTGGACTCGCTCACTTATCAAGGAACGCAGGCACCACCTCAGCCCCGCGCGCGCCGGGCCCGACCACCCCGCCGGCCGCCCCAGGACCACGCTCCTCCAACCCCTGGCCAATCGTTGAGCGGGCCCCGCGGAGGTTCCCACCCCTTCATTTGACTCTACCCAATCAGGATTCACCGGACGAGGAAGCCGCGCCCTTGTCGTGCGCGCGGGCGCGGGCTCGCGTCCCCAGCTGTCCAGCTCGCGGCGGGAGACGCCCAAGGGGTGATGCGCGCACCTCAGGGGTGCGTGCGCAGCCCCGCAACGTTCTGACGCATGCGTGCTAGCAGCCTCGGGCGCTGGGAGAAGGGCGGGCAGAGCACCACCACGTTCGCCTGCGCAGCTTCGGGGCCAACCGGCTCCCTAGGCCCGAAGGGGCGGAGATACGGAGGGGGGGCTGTTACCTAGGCAACAGGCTCCGTATCCCCGCCTTTCCTTTCGCCTCCTCTTCCTCGTCAGCCCCATCTCCTATGGGATTTGCATCTTACTCTTTTAGCGCCCGGAAGTTCTGCACGCCGGGTTCCCGAGTAGTGACCACAGAGACCCAAATCCTCCGGATTCTAGAGCGTCGCTGACCTGGGCCCCAGCCCAGGGTCTGGATGCTCACGGCGGCGTATGGACCGCGACAGAGCTAGCACCCTGTCGTTCATTTCCTTGCCATCCTGCTACGGTCAACTGGAGTAGGCAAAAGTGAACGCTGTTAACCAGAGAGCTGCAAAGGTTCTCGGTAGGCAGCTCCGGTGGGGCCCACGCCAGAGAGGTCTGGGTTTTCCAGTGAGACAAGAAAAGTGTGGAGGGGAAAACTGGGATGAAACTCAGTAAAGTCTGAGTGCCCGCTTGACATTTATTACGGAGTTCTCAACTAAAAGCTGAAGGTTGGGTTCCGACCAGAAATGAATTTTGGTAAGCATACACAGGTGTTTATGTTGCCCCCcccctttgtggtgatattttatttctatgttaataaataaagtttgcctggagatcagaggacatagtcaggcgttttaagtaaacacaaaaggtcaggcagtggtagtg
This Peromyscus leucopus breed LL Stock chromosome 8b, UCI_PerLeu_2.1, whole genome shotgun sequence DNA region includes the following protein-coding sequences:
- the Mapk7 gene encoding mitogen-activated protein kinase 7 isoform X1 translates to MAEPLKEEDGEDGSGEPPGRVKAEPVHTTASVVAKNLALLKARSFDVTFDVGDEYEIIETIGNGAYGVVSSARRRLTGQQVAIKKIPNAFDVVTNAKRTLRELKILKHFKHDNIIAIKDILRPTVPYGEFKSVYVVLDLMESDLHQIIHSSQPLTLEHVRYFLYQLLRGLKYMHSAQVIHRDLKPSNLLVNENCELKIGDFGMARGLCTSPAEHQYFMTEYVATRWYRAPELMLSLHEYTQAIDLWSVGCIFGEMLARRQLFPGKNYVHQLQLIMMVLGTPSPAVIQAVGAERVRAYIQSLPPRQPVPWETVYPGADRQALSLLGRMLRFEPSARISAAAALRHPFLAKYHDPDDEPDCAPPFDFAFDREALTRERIKEAIVAEIEDFHARREGIRQQIRFQPSLQPVASEPVCPDVEMPSPWAPSGDCAMESPPPAPPPCSGPAPDTVDLTLQPAPPASELAPPKREGAISDNTKAALKAALLKSLRSRLRDGPSAPLEAPEPRKPVTAQERQREREEKRRRRQERAKEREKRRQERERKERGAGALGGPSTDPLAGLVLSDNDRSLLERWTRMARPPAPTPAPAPAQPTSPPTGPVSQSSGPPLQPAGSVPGPASQPVCPPAGPAPQPSGPPGPIAAPLQTAHSTSLLAPQSLVPTSGLPGSSAPEVLPYFPSGPPPPDPGGPPQPSTSESPDVNLVTQQLSKSQVEDPLPPVFSGTPKGSGAGYGVGFDLEEFLNQSFDMGVADGPQDGQTDSASLSASLLADWLEGHGMNPADIESLQREIQMDSPMLLADLPDLQEP
- the Mapk7 gene encoding mitogen-activated protein kinase 7 isoform X3, whose amino-acid sequence is MESDLHQIIHSSQPLTLEHVRYFLYQLLRGLKYMHSAQVIHRDLKPSNLLVNENCELKIGDFGMARGLCTSPAEHQYFMTEYVATRWYRAPELMLSLHEYTQAIDLWSVGCIFGEMLARRQLFPGKNYVHQLQLIMMVLGTPSPAVIQAVGAERVRAYIQSLPPRQPVPWETVYPGADRQALSLLGRMLRFEPSARISAAAALRHPFLAKYHDPDDEPDCAPPFDFAFDREALTRERIKEAIVAEIEDFHARREGIRQQIRFQPSLQPVASEPVCPDVEMPSPWAPSGDCAMESPPPAPPPCSGPAPDTVDLTLQPAPPASELAPPKREGAISDNTKAALKAALLKSLRSRLRDGPSAPLEAPEPRKPVTAQERQREREEKRRRRQERAKEREKRRQERERKERGAGALGGPSTDPLAGLVLSDNDRSLLERWTRMARPPAPTPAPAPAQPTSPPTGPVSQSSGPPLQPAGSVPGPASQPVCPPAGPAPQPSGPPGPIAAPLQTAHSTSLLAPQSLVPTSGLPGSSAPEVLPYFPSGPPPPDPGGPPQPSTSESPDVNLVTQQLSKSQVEDPLPPVFSGTPKGSGAGYGVGFDLEEFLNQSFDMGVADGPQDGQTDSASLSASLLADWLEGHGMNPADIESLQREIQMDSPMLLADLPDLQEP
- the Mapk7 gene encoding mitogen-activated protein kinase 7 isoform X2; this encodes MCGLLSRGGQQVAIKKIPNAFDVVTNAKRTLRELKILKHFKHDNIIAIKDILRPTVPYGEFKSVYVVLDLMESDLHQIIHSSQPLTLEHVRYFLYQLLRGLKYMHSAQVIHRDLKPSNLLVNENCELKIGDFGMARGLCTSPAEHQYFMTEYVATRWYRAPELMLSLHEYTQAIDLWSVGCIFGEMLARRQLFPGKNYVHQLQLIMMVLGTPSPAVIQAVGAERVRAYIQSLPPRQPVPWETVYPGADRQALSLLGRMLRFEPSARISAAAALRHPFLAKYHDPDDEPDCAPPFDFAFDREALTRERIKEAIVAEIEDFHARREGIRQQIRFQPSLQPVASEPVCPDVEMPSPWAPSGDCAMESPPPAPPPCSGPAPDTVDLTLQPAPPASELAPPKREGAISDNTKAALKAALLKSLRSRLRDGPSAPLEAPEPRKPVTAQERQREREEKRRRRQERAKEREKRRQERERKERGAGALGGPSTDPLAGLVLSDNDRSLLERWTRMARPPAPTPAPAPAQPTSPPTGPVSQSSGPPLQPAGSVPGPASQPVCPPAGPAPQPSGPPGPIAAPLQTAHSTSLLAPQSLVPTSGLPGSSAPEVLPYFPSGPPPPDPGGPPQPSTSESPDVNLVTQQLSKSQVEDPLPPVFSGTPKGSGAGYGVGFDLEEFLNQSFDMGVADGPQDGQTDSASLSASLLADWLEGHGMNPADIESLQREIQMDSPMLLADLPDLQEP